From a single Eleginops maclovinus isolate JMC-PN-2008 ecotype Puerto Natales chromosome 20, JC_Emac_rtc_rv5, whole genome shotgun sequence genomic region:
- the fgd5a gene encoding FYVE, RhoGEF and PH domain-containing protein 5 isoform X2, with the protein MNADFQNPLQVPRAKVRSHLTIKVQSKLMSKPCPPVLGPKPPVAPKPCPPHRLSNGDLDHSDGESEELQEMAEENQDKEEESDAEDGVNDNGSNDIEEVVGGEMEQKTEKEVDILDNDHDSIGSEDTVKAEDGSTVDTTEEENTDNNLNQLEGVNHTDENISTPSPPLAETKDETGEQAEEEEQRSFRGNSEIVNGSSGHKNKHVEEPNLGDKDNDTELNEADEQNDDCLNGDLQTEDTEQEDGGFAFGFSVLPTVTEEYPYDVIGPTDDASDTCESCDTVETGEIGVWQPERATKDLSGCFRFTSSTEDVFGPYSVIGSLSPDMTDTADPEWSQDDTDDKPLTEMQTAAASNQEPYYVSSDDVDKLDDKQALSELGDIEEGTEQSDQQNDKEKASESADEYADIDNSLCLQAEEEQQECVSSEDYVEIGDDDEEEELEKKPIKGKSAKERTAKRDQAFLSNRTSCQPRLRLCNITVPTDVGRTPELTNRVVFAHTTEAFEEDIEELDCHIVPFYEDTDSESEEHIYAEAGFDSEGENFVTFDRKTIVTRSRSYSGKITGYVPETVPEETGTEYQTHDYCTVALDKNSEPLSHSQQPGVNCLTSTKSRRFLFYSRSAEGPELTLTTPTEINNSLKNEIRMRRKDDTLSLPCVITSSGSFSQRSHQSSSGVSTPTSLVDIPPPFELAYITKRPVTKSSPSLLIQHEPSDTPKKKKSSFKRFLALKFKRKSDSKGFSDGSVRSSRSSSESSHHGPVRVIELDRRSTGSSPSLQNHIVNRPNPNLPSSLFLYKDHQRRKGDPKTFGRGVSRVESFEERSRRSAMPLPLTKPRSISFPSADTSDYENIPAMNSDYENIQIPNRPTRSHTVTEFFEDPNRATVACNENDGYVDMNSFAGIDSITQISKEDPESAYTEPFPMNAVSAGLSADEDHGRTSEEEEGAAEQSYDLQIDGRSRAFYVAKELVDSERLHVSALKYLQEDFRSAVMEAVGEEEEPVLEEQRLEEILGVLPQVYTIHSSILTELEERISQWEESQRVVDVILSRREDFGVFDTFISEYDRSMFLLEESCKDNQAFANIVRKFETRSPEEAEIPLKHQLLQVIVRVLQYRMLLTDYLNNLSPDSKEYEDTQAALVIVSEVADQANDNLKQGENLLRLVHIEYSVKGKRDLLKPGRMFVKEGTLMKVSRKSRQPRHLFLMNDIMLYTYPQQDGKYRLKNTLSLSGMKVSKPLLDNVLNCLKIEVSDITITLSASSVGEREDWFHTLSRAIADHAAGLCTFGGPCSEAREKLWMALGEAAPVLVPVSHVMMCMNCNSDFSLTLRRHHCNACGKVVCRACSRNRYPLKYLKDRVAKVCDHCYTELRKRGGSVSGACGNSSPRTHRASRPLSAVFQSLQPPSLWKSRKSTSPLNQVSLTVEGSTMSGSLQRRKKSKRKWKRLWFLLKDKDKVASESLPLQAFTVKLTERPEGEASSNVFHLYHKKTLYYTFRADDPNTARRWVNAMEEATVL; encoded by the exons ATGAACGCAG ATTTTCAAAATCCACTGCAAGTGCCACGAGCAAAGGTTCGCAGTCATCTGACCATCAAAGTGCAGTCCAAACTGATGTCCAAACCGTGTCCCCCTGTCCTTGGTCCAAAACCTCCTGTCGCCCCCAAGCCCTGCCCCCCACACAGGCTGAGTAACGGAGACCTGGATCACTCTGATGGGGAGAGTGAGGAGCTCCAGGAAATGGCTGAGGAGAATcaggacaaagaggaggaaagtgaTGCAGAGGATGGGGTTAATGACAATGGAAGCAATGATATAGAGGAAGTAGTAGGAGGAGAAATGGAGCAGAAAACGGAAAAAGAAGTAGACATATTAGATAATGATCATGACAGCATTGGCTCTGAAGACACGGTAAAAGCAGAGGATGGTTCTACCGTTGACACTACTGAGGAGGAAAACACTGACAATAACTTGAACCAGCTTGAAGGTGTCAATCACACTGATGAAAATATATCaaccccttctcctcctcttgctgAAACCAAGGATGAAACAGGAGAGcaagcagaagaggaggagcagagaagTTTTAGGggaaatagtgaaatagttaaTGGCTCATCAGggcataaaaacaaacatgtggaAGAGCCCAATTTGGGTGATAAGGACAATGATACAGAACTTAACGAAGCAGATGAGCAAAATGATGATTGTTTGAACGGTGATTTACAAACAGAAGACACGGAGCAAGAAGATGGAGGATTTGCATTTGGATTCAGCGTGCTTCCCACTGTAACTGAGGAGTATCCCTACGATGTGATTGGCCCCACGGACGATGCTAGTGACACATGTGAGTCATGTGACACGGTTGAAACAGGGGAAATAGGGGTATGGCAACCGGAAAGGGCCACCAAGGACCTCTCTGGCTGTTTTCGATTCACATCCAGCACTGAGGATGTGTTTGGGCCTTATTCGGTCATCGGATCTCTTTCCCCTGATATGACCGACACTGCTGACCCAGAGTGGAGTCAGGATGATACCGATGACAAACCTTTGACTGAAATGCAAACGGCAGCTGCTTCTAACCAGGAACCTTACTATGTGTCATCAGATGACGTAGACAAGCTGGATGATAAGCAAGCCCTCTCAGAACTGGGAGATATCGAGGAGGGCACCGAGCAGTCTGATCAACAAAATGACAAGGAAAAAGCCAGCGAGTCAGCAGATGAGTATGCAGACATTGACAATTCACTCTGCCTTCAAgctgaggaggagcagcaggagtgtGTCTCATCGGAGGATTACGTCGAGATAGGTGATGATGACGAAGAGGAGGAATTGGAAAAGAAACCTATCAAGGGAAAAAGTGCAAAAGAGAGAACCGCTAAACGAGACCAGGCTTTCCTCAGCAATCGAACAAGCTGCCAGCCTCGCCTCAGGCTGTGCAACATCACAGTGCCAACAGACGTAGGCCGCACCCCGGAGCTCACCAACAGGGTGGTGTTTGCTCACACCACCGAGGCCTTTGAAGAAGACATTGAGGAACTGGACTGCCATATTGTGCCTTTCTATGAGGACACAGACTCGGAGAGTGAGGAGCATATATATGCAGAGGCGGGGTTTGACTCTGAAGGGGAGAACTTTGTGACATTTGATCGGAAGACTATAGTCACAAGGTCACGCTCTTATTCTGGGAAAATTACAGGTTACGTCCCAGAAACTGTACCAGAGGAGACAGGGACGGAGTACCAGACTCATGACTACTGCACAGTGGCCTTAGATAAAAACAGTGAACCACTTAGCCATTCACAGCAGCCTGGGGTCAACTGTTTGACGTCCACGAAATCTCGCCGCTTCTTGTTTTATTCCCGGTCTGCAGAGGGTCCAGAGTTGACCTTGACAACCCCGACAGAGATCAACAACTCTCTAAAGAATGAAATCAGGATGAGGAGGAAAGACGATACCCTTTCACTCCCATGTGTCATAACTTCTTCGGGGAGCTTCTCCCAGCGTAGCCATCAATCATCCAGTGGAGTTTCCACACCAACCTCTCTGGTGGACATCCCGCCCCCCTTTGAGCTGGCATACATCACTAAAAGACCAGTCACCAAGAGTTCCCCATCCCTACTGATCCAGCATGAACCCAGTGACACacccaagaagaagaagtccTCCTTCAAGCGCTTTCTGGCACTCAAGTTCAAGAGGAAGTCAGATTCGAAGGGTTTCAGTGATGGAAGTGTTCGCTCTTCACGCTCTTCCTCAGAATCCAGCCACCACGGTCCAGTAAGAGTCATAGAGCTTGATCGTAGAAGCACTGGCAGCTCTCCTTCGCTTCAGAACCACATTGTGAACCGCCCAAACCCCAACCTGCCATCATCCTTATTCCTCTACAAAGACCACCAGAGAAGGAAAGGTGACCCCAAAACTTTTGGGAGGGGCGTCTCCAGAGTGGAGTCTTTCGAGGAACGTTCTCGGCGCTCCGCCATGCCGCTACCTTTGACCAAACCACGCTCGATCTCCTTCCCCAGTGCAGACACCTCAGACTATGAGAACATCCCGGCCATGAACTCAGACTATGAAAACATCCAGATCCCAAACAGACCCACCAGATCCCACACTGTGACTGAGTTTTTTGAAGACCCAAATCGCGCTACGGTTGCCTGCAACGAGAATGACGGATATGTGGATATGAACAGTTTCGCTGGGATTGACAGCATTACCCAGATATCAAAAGAAGACCCTGAAAG TGCCTACACGGAGCCTTTCCCGATGAACGCTGTCTCTGCTGGGCTGTCAGCGGACGAGGACCACGGGCGCActtcagaggaggaagagggggcgGCCGAGCAGAGTTATGACCTACAG ATTGATGGCCGATCCCGAGCGTTCTACGTCGCCAAAGAGCTCGTCGACTCAGAGAGACT ACACGTCAGCGCCCTCAAGTACCTTCAAGAG GACTTTAGGTCTGCAGTGATGGAGGCggtgggggaggaagaggagcctgtgctggaggagcagaggtTAGAAGAGATATTGGGCGTACTCCCCCAGGTCTACACCATTCACAGCAGCATCCTTACTGAGCTCGAGGAACGCATTAGTCAGTG GGAGGAAAGCCAAAGGGTGGTGGATGTGATCCTGTCACGTCGCGAGGACTTTGGGGTGTTTGACACTTTTATCTCAGAGTATGACCGCAGCATGTTCTTACTGGAGGAGAGCTGCAAGGACAACCAGGCCTTCGCCAACATCGTCAGGAAATTTGAG acaaGAAGCCCAGAAGAAGCTGAAATCCCACTGAAACACCAGCTTCTGCAGGTTATAGTGAGAGTGCTTCAATATCGGATGCTACTCACAG aTTACCTGAACAATCTCTCTCCTGATTCTAAAGAATACGAGGACACGCAAG ctgcCTTGGTGATCGTGTCGGAGGTGGCAGACCAGGCCAATGACAATCTGAAACAGGGG GAGAACTTGCTGCGTCTGGTCCACATCGAGTACAGCGTGAAGGGCAAGAGGGACCTCCTGAAGCCCGGAAGG ATGTTTGTCAAAGAGGGCACTCTGATGAAGGTCTCGAGGAAAAGCAGGCAGCCTCGACACCTGTTTCTG aTGAACGATATAATGCTGTACACCTATCCGCAGCAGGATGGGAAATACAGGCTTAAGAACACGCTGTCTTTGTCCGGGATGAAG gtgagcaaACCCCTCCTCGACAACGTGCTGAACTGTCTGAAGATCGAGGTGTCAGACATCACCATAACGCTGTCAGCCAG tTCAGTGGGAGAGCGTGAGGACTGGTTCCACACTCTGAGTCGAGCTATAGCCGACCACGCTGCAGGGCTCTGTACGTTTGGTGGACCCTGCAGTGAG GCCCGTGAGAAGCTGTGGATGGCGCTGGGAGAAGCTGCTCCTGTGCTGGTGCCTGTTTCTCATGTGATGATGTGCATGAACTGCAACTCTGACTTCAGCCTCACACTGAGACGCCACCACTGCAATGCCTGTGGCAAG GTGGTGTGCCGAGCTTGTTCCAGGAACAGATACCCTCTGAAGTACCTCAAAGACAGGGTGGCTAAAGTCTGTGATCACTGTTATACTGAGCTCAGGAAAAGAG GTGGCAGCGTGTCTGGGGCGTGCGGTAACTCCAGCCCTAGGACTCACCGGGCCAGCCGTCCGCTCTCTGCTGTCTTCCAGAGCCTGCAGCCCCCGAGCCTGTGGAAGAGCAGGAAGAGCACCTCCCCTCTCAACCAG GTGTCGCTTACCGTGGAGGGCTCCACCATGAGCGGCAGCCTGCAGCGCCGGAAAAAGAGCAAGAGGAAGTGGAAGCGACTCTGGTTCCTCCTCAAAGACAAG
- the fgd5a gene encoding FYVE, RhoGEF and PH domain-containing protein 5 isoform X1, which translates to MNADFQNPLQVPRAKVRSHLTIKVQSKLMSKPCPPVLGPKPPVAPKPCPPHRLSNGDLDHSDGESEELQEMAEENQDKEEESDAEDGVNDNGSNDIEEVVGGEMEQKTEKEVDILDNDHDSIGSEDTVKAEDGSTVDTTEEENTDNNLNQLEGVNHTDENISTPSPPLAETKDETGEQAEEEEQRSFRGNSEIVNGSSGHKNKHVEEPNLGDKDNDTELNEADEQNDDCLNGDLQTEDTEQEDGGFAFGFSVLPTVTEEYPYDVIGPTDDASDTCESCDTVETGEIGVWQPERATKDLSGCFRFTSSTEDVFGPYSVIGSLSPDMTDTADPEWSQDDTDDKPLTEMQTAAASNQEPYYVSSDDVDKLDDKQALSELGDIEEGTEQSDQQNDKEKASESADEYADIDNSLCLQAEEEQQECVSSEDYVEIGDDDEEEELEKKPIKGKSAKERTAKRDQAFLSNRTSCQPRLRLCNITVPTDVGRTPELTNRVVFAHTTEAFEEDIEELDCHIVPFYEDTDSESEEHIYAEAGFDSEGENFVTFDRKTIVTRSRSYSGKITGYVPETVPEETGTEYQTHDYCTVALDKNSEPLSHSQQPGVNCLTSTKSRRFLFYSRSAEGPELTLTTPTEINNSLKNEIRMRRKDDTLSLPCVITSSGSFSQRSHQSSSGVSTPTSLVDIPPPFELAYITKRPVTKSSPSLLIQHEPSDTPKKKKSSFKRFLALKFKRKSDSKGFSDGSVRSSRSSSESSHHGPVRVIELDRRSTGSSPSLQNHIVNRPNPNLPSSLFLYKDHQRRKGDPKTFGRGVSRVESFEERSRRSAMPLPLTKPRSISFPSADTSDYENIPAMNSDYENIQIPNRPTRSHTVTEFFEDPNRATVACNENDGYVDMNSFAGIDSITQISKEDPESAYTEPFPMNAVSAGLSADEDHGRTSEEEEGAAEQSYDLQIDGRSRAFYVAKELVDSERLHVSALKYLQEDFRSAVMEAVGEEEEPVLEEQRLEEILGVLPQVYTIHSSILTELEERISQWEESQRVVDVILSRREDFGVFDTFISEYDRSMFLLEESCKDNQAFANIVRKFETRSPEEAEIPLKHQLLQVIVRVLQYRMLLTDYLNNLSPDSKEYEDTQAALVIVSEVADQANDNLKQGENLLRLVHIEYSVKGKRDLLKPGRMFVKEGTLMKVSRKSRQPRHLFLMNDIMLYTYPQQDGKYRLKNTLSLSGMKVSKPLLDNVLNCLKIEVSDITITLSASSVGEREDWFHTLSRAIADHAAGLCTFGGPCSEAREKLWMALGEAAPVLVPVSHVMMCMNCNSDFSLTLRRHHCNACGKVVCRACSRNRYPLKYLKDRVAKVCDHCYTELRKRGGSVSGACGNSSPRTHRASRPLSAVFQSLQPPSLWKSRKSTSPLNQVSLTVEGSTMSGSLQRRKKSKRKWKRLWFLLKDKVLYTFTAPEDKVASESLPLQAFTVKLTERPEGEASSNVFHLYHKKTLYYTFRADDPNTARRWVNAMEEATVL; encoded by the exons ATGAACGCAG ATTTTCAAAATCCACTGCAAGTGCCACGAGCAAAGGTTCGCAGTCATCTGACCATCAAAGTGCAGTCCAAACTGATGTCCAAACCGTGTCCCCCTGTCCTTGGTCCAAAACCTCCTGTCGCCCCCAAGCCCTGCCCCCCACACAGGCTGAGTAACGGAGACCTGGATCACTCTGATGGGGAGAGTGAGGAGCTCCAGGAAATGGCTGAGGAGAATcaggacaaagaggaggaaagtgaTGCAGAGGATGGGGTTAATGACAATGGAAGCAATGATATAGAGGAAGTAGTAGGAGGAGAAATGGAGCAGAAAACGGAAAAAGAAGTAGACATATTAGATAATGATCATGACAGCATTGGCTCTGAAGACACGGTAAAAGCAGAGGATGGTTCTACCGTTGACACTACTGAGGAGGAAAACACTGACAATAACTTGAACCAGCTTGAAGGTGTCAATCACACTGATGAAAATATATCaaccccttctcctcctcttgctgAAACCAAGGATGAAACAGGAGAGcaagcagaagaggaggagcagagaagTTTTAGGggaaatagtgaaatagttaaTGGCTCATCAGggcataaaaacaaacatgtggaAGAGCCCAATTTGGGTGATAAGGACAATGATACAGAACTTAACGAAGCAGATGAGCAAAATGATGATTGTTTGAACGGTGATTTACAAACAGAAGACACGGAGCAAGAAGATGGAGGATTTGCATTTGGATTCAGCGTGCTTCCCACTGTAACTGAGGAGTATCCCTACGATGTGATTGGCCCCACGGACGATGCTAGTGACACATGTGAGTCATGTGACACGGTTGAAACAGGGGAAATAGGGGTATGGCAACCGGAAAGGGCCACCAAGGACCTCTCTGGCTGTTTTCGATTCACATCCAGCACTGAGGATGTGTTTGGGCCTTATTCGGTCATCGGATCTCTTTCCCCTGATATGACCGACACTGCTGACCCAGAGTGGAGTCAGGATGATACCGATGACAAACCTTTGACTGAAATGCAAACGGCAGCTGCTTCTAACCAGGAACCTTACTATGTGTCATCAGATGACGTAGACAAGCTGGATGATAAGCAAGCCCTCTCAGAACTGGGAGATATCGAGGAGGGCACCGAGCAGTCTGATCAACAAAATGACAAGGAAAAAGCCAGCGAGTCAGCAGATGAGTATGCAGACATTGACAATTCACTCTGCCTTCAAgctgaggaggagcagcaggagtgtGTCTCATCGGAGGATTACGTCGAGATAGGTGATGATGACGAAGAGGAGGAATTGGAAAAGAAACCTATCAAGGGAAAAAGTGCAAAAGAGAGAACCGCTAAACGAGACCAGGCTTTCCTCAGCAATCGAACAAGCTGCCAGCCTCGCCTCAGGCTGTGCAACATCACAGTGCCAACAGACGTAGGCCGCACCCCGGAGCTCACCAACAGGGTGGTGTTTGCTCACACCACCGAGGCCTTTGAAGAAGACATTGAGGAACTGGACTGCCATATTGTGCCTTTCTATGAGGACACAGACTCGGAGAGTGAGGAGCATATATATGCAGAGGCGGGGTTTGACTCTGAAGGGGAGAACTTTGTGACATTTGATCGGAAGACTATAGTCACAAGGTCACGCTCTTATTCTGGGAAAATTACAGGTTACGTCCCAGAAACTGTACCAGAGGAGACAGGGACGGAGTACCAGACTCATGACTACTGCACAGTGGCCTTAGATAAAAACAGTGAACCACTTAGCCATTCACAGCAGCCTGGGGTCAACTGTTTGACGTCCACGAAATCTCGCCGCTTCTTGTTTTATTCCCGGTCTGCAGAGGGTCCAGAGTTGACCTTGACAACCCCGACAGAGATCAACAACTCTCTAAAGAATGAAATCAGGATGAGGAGGAAAGACGATACCCTTTCACTCCCATGTGTCATAACTTCTTCGGGGAGCTTCTCCCAGCGTAGCCATCAATCATCCAGTGGAGTTTCCACACCAACCTCTCTGGTGGACATCCCGCCCCCCTTTGAGCTGGCATACATCACTAAAAGACCAGTCACCAAGAGTTCCCCATCCCTACTGATCCAGCATGAACCCAGTGACACacccaagaagaagaagtccTCCTTCAAGCGCTTTCTGGCACTCAAGTTCAAGAGGAAGTCAGATTCGAAGGGTTTCAGTGATGGAAGTGTTCGCTCTTCACGCTCTTCCTCAGAATCCAGCCACCACGGTCCAGTAAGAGTCATAGAGCTTGATCGTAGAAGCACTGGCAGCTCTCCTTCGCTTCAGAACCACATTGTGAACCGCCCAAACCCCAACCTGCCATCATCCTTATTCCTCTACAAAGACCACCAGAGAAGGAAAGGTGACCCCAAAACTTTTGGGAGGGGCGTCTCCAGAGTGGAGTCTTTCGAGGAACGTTCTCGGCGCTCCGCCATGCCGCTACCTTTGACCAAACCACGCTCGATCTCCTTCCCCAGTGCAGACACCTCAGACTATGAGAACATCCCGGCCATGAACTCAGACTATGAAAACATCCAGATCCCAAACAGACCCACCAGATCCCACACTGTGACTGAGTTTTTTGAAGACCCAAATCGCGCTACGGTTGCCTGCAACGAGAATGACGGATATGTGGATATGAACAGTTTCGCTGGGATTGACAGCATTACCCAGATATCAAAAGAAGACCCTGAAAG TGCCTACACGGAGCCTTTCCCGATGAACGCTGTCTCTGCTGGGCTGTCAGCGGACGAGGACCACGGGCGCActtcagaggaggaagagggggcgGCCGAGCAGAGTTATGACCTACAG ATTGATGGCCGATCCCGAGCGTTCTACGTCGCCAAAGAGCTCGTCGACTCAGAGAGACT ACACGTCAGCGCCCTCAAGTACCTTCAAGAG GACTTTAGGTCTGCAGTGATGGAGGCggtgggggaggaagaggagcctgtgctggaggagcagaggtTAGAAGAGATATTGGGCGTACTCCCCCAGGTCTACACCATTCACAGCAGCATCCTTACTGAGCTCGAGGAACGCATTAGTCAGTG GGAGGAAAGCCAAAGGGTGGTGGATGTGATCCTGTCACGTCGCGAGGACTTTGGGGTGTTTGACACTTTTATCTCAGAGTATGACCGCAGCATGTTCTTACTGGAGGAGAGCTGCAAGGACAACCAGGCCTTCGCCAACATCGTCAGGAAATTTGAG acaaGAAGCCCAGAAGAAGCTGAAATCCCACTGAAACACCAGCTTCTGCAGGTTATAGTGAGAGTGCTTCAATATCGGATGCTACTCACAG aTTACCTGAACAATCTCTCTCCTGATTCTAAAGAATACGAGGACACGCAAG ctgcCTTGGTGATCGTGTCGGAGGTGGCAGACCAGGCCAATGACAATCTGAAACAGGGG GAGAACTTGCTGCGTCTGGTCCACATCGAGTACAGCGTGAAGGGCAAGAGGGACCTCCTGAAGCCCGGAAGG ATGTTTGTCAAAGAGGGCACTCTGATGAAGGTCTCGAGGAAAAGCAGGCAGCCTCGACACCTGTTTCTG aTGAACGATATAATGCTGTACACCTATCCGCAGCAGGATGGGAAATACAGGCTTAAGAACACGCTGTCTTTGTCCGGGATGAAG gtgagcaaACCCCTCCTCGACAACGTGCTGAACTGTCTGAAGATCGAGGTGTCAGACATCACCATAACGCTGTCAGCCAG tTCAGTGGGAGAGCGTGAGGACTGGTTCCACACTCTGAGTCGAGCTATAGCCGACCACGCTGCAGGGCTCTGTACGTTTGGTGGACCCTGCAGTGAG GCCCGTGAGAAGCTGTGGATGGCGCTGGGAGAAGCTGCTCCTGTGCTGGTGCCTGTTTCTCATGTGATGATGTGCATGAACTGCAACTCTGACTTCAGCCTCACACTGAGACGCCACCACTGCAATGCCTGTGGCAAG GTGGTGTGCCGAGCTTGTTCCAGGAACAGATACCCTCTGAAGTACCTCAAAGACAGGGTGGCTAAAGTCTGTGATCACTGTTATACTGAGCTCAGGAAAAGAG GTGGCAGCGTGTCTGGGGCGTGCGGTAACTCCAGCCCTAGGACTCACCGGGCCAGCCGTCCGCTCTCTGCTGTCTTCCAGAGCCTGCAGCCCCCGAGCCTGTGGAAGAGCAGGAAGAGCACCTCCCCTCTCAACCAG GTGTCGCTTACCGTGGAGGGCTCCACCATGAGCGGCAGCCTGCAGCGCCGGAAAAAGAGCAAGAGGAAGTGGAAGCGACTCTGGTTCCTCCTCAAAGACAAGGTGCTCTACACCTTCACAGCCCCGGAG